Proteins encoded within one genomic window of Streptomyces sp. NBC_01314:
- a CDS encoding peptide deformylase → MAFERDRTESQPLSDRVEELLAHEGPLPIVAAGDPVLRRTAEPFDGQLDPGLLNRFVAALRATMHAAPGVGLAAPQVGVSLRIAVIEDPAPVPEEVRLARDRVPQPFRVLVNPAYEAVGSYRDAFFEGCLSVPGWQAVVARHAKVRLRALDEHGRAVDEEFSGWPARIVQHETDHLNGTLYLDHAELRSLSSNQAMADRWNDPTPANAARALGFLLPD, encoded by the coding sequence ATGGCTTTTGAACGTGACCGCACCGAATCCCAGCCCCTGAGCGACCGCGTCGAGGAACTCCTCGCCCACGAGGGGCCGCTGCCGATCGTCGCCGCGGGCGATCCGGTACTGCGCCGCACCGCCGAACCCTTCGACGGGCAGCTGGATCCGGGCCTCCTCAACCGCTTCGTCGCCGCGCTGCGCGCCACCATGCACGCGGCACCCGGCGTCGGCCTCGCCGCACCCCAGGTCGGGGTGTCCCTGCGCATCGCGGTGATCGAGGATCCCGCGCCGGTCCCGGAGGAGGTACGGCTCGCCCGGGACCGGGTCCCGCAGCCGTTCCGCGTCCTGGTCAACCCGGCGTACGAGGCCGTCGGGTCGTACCGTGACGCGTTCTTCGAGGGCTGCCTGAGCGTGCCGGGCTGGCAGGCCGTGGTGGCCCGGCACGCCAAGGTGCGGCTACGGGCGCTCGACGAGCACGGGCGGGCGGTGGACGAGGAGTTCTCGGGGTGGCCCGCCCGTATCGTCCAGCACGAGACGGACCATCTCAACGGCACGCTCTACCTCGACCACGCCGAGTTGCGCTCCCTCTCCTCGAACCAGGCGATGGCCGACCGCTGGAACGACCCGACTCCGGCCAACGCCGCCCGGGCGCTGGGCTTCCTGCTGCCCGACTGA
- a CDS encoding NAD(P)/FAD-dependent oxidoreductase: MTDTENTEGAAGDATPTEYDVVVLGAGPVGENVADRTRAAGLSTAIVESELVGGECSYWACMPSKALLRPAIARADARRVPGLRHLVDGPLDTAEVLAHRDYETAHWKDDGQVGWLESVGAILYRGHARLAGPRRVVVDAPDSGRHVLTARHAVVVSTGSRALLPDLPGLAQAEPWTSREATSAQAVPGRLIVVGGGVVAVEMATAWRSLGSEVTVLVRGKGLLPRMEPFAGELIADALAESGVDVRTGTSVTAVSRENGTVVALTGTGDRLEADEILFATGRAPRTDDLGLDTVGLESGSWLPVDDSLRVTGSDWLYAVGDVNHRALLTHQGKYQARIAGAAIAARAAGVPLLESDPWGAHAATADHAAVPQVVFTDPEAAAVGLSLAEAEQAGHRVRAVDVEFSSVAGAGLYADGYRGRARMVVDLDREILRGVTFVGPAVGELIHSATVAVAGEVPIGRLWHAVPSYPTISEVWLRLLEAYRG, encoded by the coding sequence ATGACGGATACGGAGAACACCGAAGGCGCCGCAGGTGACGCGACGCCGACCGAGTACGACGTCGTGGTGCTCGGTGCCGGACCCGTGGGGGAGAACGTCGCCGACCGCACCCGCGCGGCCGGTCTGTCCACCGCGATCGTGGAGAGCGAACTGGTCGGTGGCGAGTGCTCGTACTGGGCGTGCATGCCCAGCAAGGCCCTGCTGCGCCCCGCGATCGCCCGCGCCGACGCCCGCCGCGTACCCGGCCTGCGCCACCTGGTCGACGGCCCGCTGGACACCGCCGAGGTGCTCGCCCACCGCGACTACGAGACCGCCCACTGGAAGGACGACGGCCAGGTCGGCTGGCTGGAGAGCGTCGGGGCGATCCTCTACCGCGGCCACGCGCGCCTGGCCGGGCCCCGCCGCGTGGTCGTGGACGCCCCCGACAGCGGCCGTCACGTCCTCACCGCCCGGCACGCGGTGGTGGTCTCCACCGGCAGCCGCGCCCTCCTGCCCGACCTGCCGGGACTGGCGCAGGCCGAACCCTGGACCAGCCGCGAGGCCACCAGCGCGCAGGCGGTCCCCGGCCGGCTGATCGTGGTCGGCGGCGGTGTCGTCGCCGTCGAGATGGCCACCGCCTGGCGGTCCCTCGGCTCCGAGGTCACCGTCCTCGTCCGCGGCAAGGGCCTGCTGCCCCGTATGGAGCCGTTCGCCGGTGAACTGATCGCCGACGCGCTCGCAGAGTCGGGCGTGGACGTCCGCACCGGCACGTCGGTGACGGCGGTGTCCCGCGAGAACGGGACCGTGGTGGCCCTCACCGGCACCGGCGACCGTCTGGAGGCCGACGAGATCCTCTTCGCCACCGGCCGCGCCCCGCGCACCGACGACCTCGGCCTCGATACCGTCGGCCTGGAATCCGGCTCGTGGCTGCCCGTCGACGACAGCCTCCGGGTGACGGGCAGCGACTGGCTGTACGCGGTCGGGGACGTCAACCACCGGGCGCTGCTCACCCACCAGGGCAAGTACCAGGCCCGGATCGCCGGGGCCGCCATCGCCGCCCGCGCGGCCGGGGTCCCGCTCCTGGAGAGCGACCCCTGGGGCGCCCACGCGGCCACCGCCGACCACGCCGCCGTCCCCCAGGTCGTCTTCACCGACCCCGAGGCCGCCGCCGTGGGCCTCTCCCTCGCCGAGGCGGAACAGGCCGGCCACCGGGTCCGCGCGGTCGACGTCGAGTTCTCCTCCGTCGCGGGGGCGGGCCTCTACGCCGACGGCTACCGGGGCCGCGCCCGTATGGTCGTCGACCTGGACCGCGAGATCCTCCGCGGCGTCACCTTCGTCGGCCCCGCCGTCGGTGAACTCATCCACTCCGCCACCGTCGCCGTCGCCGGTGAGGTCCCGATCGGCCGCCTCTGGCACGCGGTGCCCTCGTACCCGACGATCAGCGAGGTGTGGCTGCGGCTGCTGGAGGCGTACCGGGGCTGA
- the trxA gene encoding thioredoxin, with product MSSTVELTKENFDQTVTDNEFVLIDFWASWCGPCRQFAPVYEKAADDNPDLVFGKVDTEAQPELAAAFGIQSIPTLMIVRDQVAVFAQPGALPEAALTDVIGQARKLDMAEVRKAVAEQQAQVEQNGQ from the coding sequence ATGAGCAGCACCGTGGAGCTCACCAAGGAGAACTTCGACCAGACGGTCACCGACAACGAGTTCGTCCTGATCGACTTCTGGGCGTCCTGGTGTGGGCCGTGCCGGCAGTTCGCCCCGGTGTACGAGAAGGCGGCCGACGACAACCCCGACCTGGTGTTCGGCAAGGTGGACACCGAGGCGCAGCCGGAGCTGGCCGCGGCCTTCGGTATCCAGTCGATCCCGACGCTGATGATCGTCCGTGACCAGGTCGCCGTGTTCGCGCAGCCGGGCGCGCTGCCCGAGGCCGCGCTGACCGACGTCATCGGGCAGGCCCGCAAGCTGGACATGGCCGAGGTCCGCAAGGCCGTCGCCGAGCAGCAGGCGCAGGTCGAGCAGAACGGTCAGTGA